Sequence from the Sphingomonas koreensis genome:
GTGATATTTCCGCACCAGCTCCGAATAGCGGCGGCGCAGCGCGGTGCGGTCGGCATCCACCTCCAGCGCCAGCGTGCGCAGGGCCTCGCGGTCCTTGCCCGACAGCGGCTTGCCATCCTTCCGCTCGGCCGGCATCGCGTTGCGCCAGCGCGCGCCGATCGCGTCGAGCGGATCGCTGAAGTCGGCCCAGCGCGGCGGCCGGTCCGCCCCTCCGCTGGTCGCGAAGGCGCGGGTTTCGCGCTCCCACCCCGCCAGCGGCCGTTGTGCATCATGGATCTCGTCGGGGCTCATCCCGGTGAAGAAGTTGTAGCTCGAGTTGAACGCGCGGACGTGATCGAGGCAGAGCCAGCGATATTGCGGCGGCTGATCGCTGGCGCGCGCGCTGCCGAGCAGTGGCGCGCGAAACTCGCCCGGCTCGGTGCAGCCGGGTTCGGCGCACGGCCGCCCGGGCG
This genomic interval carries:
- a CDS encoding J domain-containing protein; the encoded protein is MSRQPPKYRPNTRFHGRVEAPGRPCAEPGCTEPGEFRAPLLGSARASDQPPQYRWLCLDHVRAFNSSYNFFTGMSPDEIHDAQRPLAGWERETRAFATSGGADRPPRWADFSDPLDAIGARWRNAMPAERKDGKPLSGKDREALRTLALEVDADRTALRRRYSELVRKYHPDRNGGDRSHEAILQRVIEAYQQLKASPAFA